From one Burkholderia latens genomic stretch:
- a CDS encoding LysR family transcriptional regulator yields MELRHLRYFVAVAEERNFTRAAERLHIAQPPLSRQIQQLEESLGVPLFERNARPLKLTDAGRFFYSHAVQLLAQTTELESMTKRVGKIERSMSVGFVGSTLYGMLPKIIRRFRSEYPAVELSLHEMSTMDQIKALKEGRIDVGFGRIRHEDPSVRRVVLREERMIVALPVGHPLDGAKPVLSLHDLVNDTLIIFPKAPRPSYADQVLAAFHDRALQPRRIYETRELQIALGLVAMGEGVSVVPHSVYGLKRDDISYKPLDDPNLVSPIIMSMRMLDESGDIRAMQALIYRLYDEAQMEYLPPQPE; encoded by the coding sequence ATGGAGTTGAGACACCTCCGCTACTTCGTCGCCGTCGCCGAGGAGCGGAATTTCACGCGTGCGGCCGAGCGCCTGCACATCGCGCAGCCGCCGCTCAGCCGTCAGATCCAGCAGCTCGAGGAGTCGCTCGGCGTTCCGCTGTTCGAGCGCAATGCGCGGCCGCTGAAGCTGACCGACGCGGGACGGTTCTTCTATTCGCATGCGGTGCAGCTGCTCGCGCAGACGACCGAGCTCGAATCGATGACGAAGCGCGTCGGCAAGATCGAGCGCAGCATGTCGGTCGGGTTCGTCGGCTCGACGCTGTACGGGATGCTGCCGAAGATCATCCGCCGTTTTCGCAGCGAGTATCCGGCCGTCGAGCTGAGCCTGCACGAGATGTCGACGATGGATCAGATCAAGGCGCTGAAGGAAGGGCGCATCGACGTCGGCTTCGGCCGCATCCGTCACGAGGATCCGAGCGTGCGGCGCGTCGTGCTGCGCGAGGAGCGGATGATCGTCGCGCTGCCGGTCGGCCATCCGCTCGACGGCGCGAAGCCCGTGCTGTCGCTGCACGATCTCGTCAACGACACGCTGATCATCTTTCCGAAGGCGCCGCGGCCGAGCTATGCGGACCAGGTGCTCGCGGCGTTTCACGATCGCGCGTTGCAGCCGCGGCGCATCTATGAGACGCGCGAGCTGCAGATCGCGCTCGGCCTCGTCGCGATGGGCGAGGGCGTGTCCGTCGTGCCGCACAGCGTGTACGGGCTGAAGCGCGACGACATCAGCTACAAGCCGCTCGACGACCCGAATCTCGTATCGCCGATCATCATGAGCATGCGTATGCTCGACGAATCGGGGGACATCCGCGCGATGCAGGCGCTGATTTACCGGCTCTACGACGAGGCGCAGATGGAGTATCTGCCGCCGCAGCCGGAATGA
- a CDS encoding TetR/AcrR family transcriptional regulator — MTTDEPGRRARKRSQMLAHLADTGARLFDEHGYDAVTMEQIAAHADVAKRTLYNHFATKEAVLAHWLEGELARDLAHLQRDVARRKTFASRLACVLDASAAWCEQHPAYLLAYLRHRFLSIGAEHADGGKTNGADIALLWQQLIGAGQQAGELNAALAADQLAAWFHHLYLAAMLRWLTVPGLSLKREFRSVAKLFIEGAQAKA, encoded by the coding sequence ATGACGACCGACGAACCGGGCCGCCGCGCGCGCAAGCGCAGCCAGATGCTCGCGCACCTCGCCGATACCGGCGCCCGCCTGTTCGACGAACACGGTTACGACGCCGTCACGATGGAGCAGATCGCCGCGCACGCGGATGTCGCGAAGCGGACGCTGTACAACCACTTCGCGACGAAAGAGGCCGTGCTCGCGCACTGGCTGGAAGGTGAACTCGCGCGCGATCTCGCGCATCTGCAGCGCGACGTCGCGCGGCGCAAGACGTTCGCATCACGGCTCGCGTGCGTGCTCGATGCGTCGGCTGCGTGGTGCGAACAGCATCCGGCGTACCTGCTCGCGTATTTGCGGCACCGCTTCCTGAGCATCGGCGCGGAACACGCGGACGGCGGCAAGACGAACGGCGCCGACATCGCGCTCCTGTGGCAGCAACTGATCGGCGCGGGGCAGCAGGCGGGCGAACTGAATGCGGCGCTCGCAGCCGACCAGCTCGCCGCGTGGTTCCATCACCTGTATCTTGCGGCGATGCTGCGCTGGCTGACGGTGCCGGGATTGTCGCTGAAGCGGGAGTTCCGGTCGGTCGCGAAGCTGTTCATCGAAGGCGCGCAAGCGAAGGCGTGA
- the hutC gene encoding histidine utilization repressor translates to MTTPIYQEIKDFILARIHAGEWAEGDQVPSENELAREFNVARMTVNRALRELTAEQVLTRTRGSGTYVASPKYESTLVAIRSISDEVAARGHAYRAQVLEVGAAVADAKLADELQLDAGNPIFHSRVLHFENDTPVQLEERWVNPACAPEYALQDFTTTTPNQYLTRVAPLQRVEYRIEAAMPDAGTRRHLAMDEREPCLLLHRRTWSQGMVASVANLWHPGSRYRFTGHF, encoded by the coding sequence GATTTCATCCTCGCGCGCATTCATGCAGGCGAGTGGGCGGAAGGCGACCAGGTGCCGTCGGAGAACGAACTCGCGCGCGAATTCAACGTCGCGCGGATGACGGTCAACCGCGCGCTGCGCGAGCTTACCGCCGAGCAGGTGCTCACGCGCACGCGCGGCTCCGGCACGTATGTCGCGTCGCCGAAGTACGAATCGACACTCGTCGCGATCCGCAGCATCTCCGACGAAGTGGCCGCGCGCGGCCATGCCTATCGTGCGCAGGTGCTGGAGGTGGGCGCGGCGGTCGCCGACGCGAAGCTCGCCGACGAACTGCAGCTCGATGCAGGCAATCCGATCTTTCATTCGCGCGTGCTGCACTTCGAGAACGACACGCCCGTGCAACTCGAGGAGCGCTGGGTCAATCCGGCCTGCGCGCCCGAATACGCACTGCAGGATTTCACGACGACGACACCGAACCAGTACCTGACGCGCGTCGCGCCGCTGCAGCGCGTCGAATACCGGATCGAGGCTGCGATGCCCGACGCGGGAACGCGCCGCCATCTTGCGATGGACGAACGCGAGCCGTGCCTGCTGCTGCACCGGCGCACGTGGTCGCAGGGGATGGTCGCGTCGGTGGCGAACCTGTGGCACCCGGGCAGCCGCTACCGGTTCACCGGACATTTCTGA
- a CDS encoding glycosyltransferase, with protein MNFVIATYGTEGDTRPLAALGRALMNAGHEVRLLADAATLGSATALGVPCAPLSGDIRAVIAPNGALSRALNRRGGFNDTSKALVAIANGNTAAWMREVADASAGCDAILVSGLASFVGLSVAEYRGVPAIGAGMIPITPTAAFASPFLPPGRVPRWLNRTSHRFVNALLWQAFRSATNAARASVCGLPPRGRVWTGHPMLYGVSPALLSDAADWPPNALACGQWRVDAPAWMPPPALSAFLEAGEPPVYIGFGSMAGFDRAAMTDALVRALDGRRALFYPGWSGIDASMLPAHVHVIGDTPHDELFPHIAMAIHHGGSGTTHSAARAGIPSVVVPFVGDQFFWADRLRRLGVADAPVAGRRVDSAALGRAIAFAARADTRARAAELGARIAREDGVRLAVDALERWVRGRSR; from the coding sequence ATGAATTTCGTCATCGCCACTTACGGCACCGAAGGTGACACGCGTCCGCTCGCGGCGCTCGGCCGCGCATTGATGAACGCGGGCCATGAAGTCCGGTTGCTGGCCGATGCCGCGACGCTCGGCTCCGCTACCGCACTCGGCGTGCCGTGCGCACCGTTGTCCGGCGATATCCGCGCGGTGATCGCGCCGAACGGCGCGCTGTCCCGCGCGCTGAACCGGCGCGGCGGTTTCAACGACACGTCGAAGGCGCTCGTCGCGATTGCGAACGGGAATACGGCCGCATGGATGCGCGAGGTCGCCGACGCGTCGGCCGGTTGCGATGCGATCCTCGTGTCGGGGCTCGCGTCGTTCGTCGGTCTGTCGGTTGCCGAATATCGGGGCGTGCCGGCGATCGGCGCCGGTATGATTCCGATCACGCCGACCGCGGCATTCGCGTCGCCGTTCCTGCCGCCCGGCAGGGTGCCGCGCTGGCTGAATCGCACGAGCCACCGGTTCGTGAATGCGCTGCTGTGGCAGGCGTTCCGCAGCGCGACCAATGCTGCGCGCGCAAGCGTGTGCGGACTGCCGCCGCGCGGGCGCGTGTGGACCGGCCATCCGATGTTGTACGGCGTGTCGCCCGCGTTGCTGTCCGATGCGGCCGACTGGCCGCCGAACGCGCTGGCATGCGGTCAGTGGCGCGTCGACGCGCCGGCGTGGATGCCGCCGCCCGCGTTGTCGGCCTTTCTCGAAGCGGGCGAGCCGCCCGTGTATATCGGTTTCGGCAGCATGGCCGGATTCGATCGGGCCGCGATGACCGACGCGCTGGTGCGCGCGCTCGACGGCCGGCGCGCACTGTTTTATCCGGGCTGGAGCGGAATCGATGCGTCGATGCTGCCCGCGCACGTGCACGTGATCGGCGATACGCCGCACGACGAGTTGTTTCCGCATATCGCGATGGCGATCCATCACGGCGGCTCGGGCACCACGCATTCGGCCGCGCGGGCGGGGATACCGTCGGTCGTCGTGCCGTTCGTGGGCGATCAGTTTTTCTGGGCCGACCGGCTTCGGCGGCTCGGTGTCGCGGACGCGCCGGTGGCCGGACGTCGCGTGGACAGTGCCGCGCTCGGCCGTGCGATCGCGTTCGCAGCCCGTGCGGACACCCGGGCGCGTGCCGCCGAACTGGGTGCGCGCATCGCGCGGGAAGACGGCGTGCGGCTGGCAGTCGACGCGCTCGAGCGCTGGGTGCGCGGCCGCTCGCGCTGA
- a CDS encoding DUF3717 domain-containing protein, producing MSASPAERKAGPVSIVRIEAAINAWREVYPPAPDGEDGYALDAGSNCLAELYGAMICYRLPDVPLDSLSDAQRDALYATEA from the coding sequence ATGAGCGCATCACCCGCCGAGCGGAAGGCCGGACCCGTTTCCATCGTGCGAATCGAAGCCGCGATCAATGCGTGGCGCGAAGTGTATCCGCCGGCGCCGGACGGCGAGGACGGCTACGCGCTCGACGCCGGCAGCAATTGCCTGGCCGAGCTGTACGGCGCGATGATCTGCTATCGGCTGCCGGACGTGCCGCTCGATTCGCTGAGCGACGCGCAGCGCGACGCGCTGTACGCGACCGAGGCGTGA
- a CDS encoding alpha/beta fold hydrolase, with translation MTDIVTEEIWVETPQGRLFAKRWGVARAPHATAFGQRAPGAAAPMQAAPMPAAPIVLLHDSLGCVELWRDFPAQLAQATRRDVIAYDRLGFGRSDRHPGQLATTFVRDEADDGFPALLEWCGIESFVAFGHSVGGGMAVCCAAAHPERCRALVTVAAQAFVEDRTRDGIREAAQQFAAPGQLDRLARYHGDKAEWVLRAWVDTWLSPAFRGWTLDDALPRVRCATLAIHGAQDEYGSDAHPKRIAARVAGPSSYLMLDGCGHMPHRERTDDVLAAVAALLRDAPA, from the coding sequence ATGACCGACATCGTGACCGAGGAGATCTGGGTAGAGACGCCGCAAGGGCGTCTCTTCGCGAAACGCTGGGGCGTGGCACGTGCGCCGCACGCGACCGCATTCGGGCAGCGCGCGCCTGGGGCGGCCGCGCCTATGCAGGCCGCGCCTATGCCGGCCGCGCCCATCGTGCTGCTGCATGATTCGCTTGGCTGCGTCGAACTATGGCGCGACTTCCCGGCGCAACTTGCGCAGGCCACGCGGCGCGACGTGATCGCGTACGACCGGCTCGGCTTCGGCCGCTCCGATCGCCATCCGGGGCAACTCGCGACGACGTTCGTGCGCGACGAGGCCGATGACGGATTTCCGGCGTTGCTCGAATGGTGCGGCATCGAGTCGTTCGTCGCGTTCGGGCACAGCGTCGGCGGCGGCATGGCGGTTTGCTGTGCGGCTGCGCATCCCGAACGCTGCCGCGCGCTGGTGACGGTCGCCGCGCAGGCGTTCGTCGAGGATCGCACGCGCGACGGCATTCGCGAAGCAGCGCAGCAGTTCGCCGCGCCCGGCCAGCTCGACCGGCTCGCACGCTATCACGGCGACAAGGCCGAATGGGTGCTGCGCGCATGGGTCGACACGTGGTTGTCGCCTGCGTTTCGCGGCTGGACGCTCGACGACGCGCTGCCGCGTGTCCGCTGTGCGACGCTTGCGATTCACGGCGCGCAGGACGAATACGGATCGGACGCGCATCCGAAGCGGATCGCCGCGCGCGTCGCGGGGCCGTCGTCGTACCTGATGCTCGACGGATGCGGACACATGCCGCATCGCGAGCGTACCGACGACGTCCTGGCCGCGGTCGCGGCCTTGCTGCGCGACGCGCCTGCTTGA